In Erigeron canadensis isolate Cc75 chromosome 8, C_canadensis_v1, whole genome shotgun sequence, the DNA window CATTCAAATCAACCTcactttctttcaacaacccgCAACTGCTCTTTTCTGATACACTCAGATTATCAACTTTCTGTGTTCTTCAACACCATTTCCTACCATATCCAGATTCTTGGTATCCTTCCTTCGATAAATAGCTTTCACTTTATCACTCatatttttaacattcaaatcattttctttccCATTTGACACCTTCAGATTCActgcattttttttaaagaaagccTTACCAACAATCTTTCAGGTAAATTCAAATCCACCTtactttctttcaacaacccgCGACCAATCTTTTCAGATACACTCATTCTCTTAACCTCTTTTCAATCTTTCcccttttcaaccttgttcaCAATCACCCTTTTCCGCTCTTCAGCCACACGACCCTCACTCCCCTTCTTCTCATTCACACATTTCAACAAACACTCGACACTTGGTTTCTTGAACCCATTATCCCTCTtcatattcttcttctttcCGTCCCCAAAACCGACATCAATTCCCTTCTTCCCCTTACTATTCTTGAACAGTTGAACCCACCACCCATCTCAATCAGGGCTGTATCATCAATCACTTCAACTTTCAATGTATCATTTTCTTGCCCAACAACTTGTTTCATGACCTTTTCTTTACTAACCACCAGTTTCTTGATTTTCCGTGAATCTTGATGGGTTACAGAGAAACCCATTTGATGGTTTGGTTTGTTGATGGAAGATTTTGAAAACCCAGTTGAGATATATGaatctgtatgtatatgttggatGATATTTTTTTGGAAGTTTAACAAATGATTGATTAGCGATGAATctgttatatgtatatgaataataagaaagagagaaaaaaagaattcTGGGTCAAAGCTCCCCCTCAGCCAGCCacgtattataaaaataaaaggaaaaaaattagtGACCAGTAACCTATAGATTAGCCGATTACATGCATCACATAGACACAAATACGTTTTCCGTTGCATTGCATAGACGGCTTTAAAgatggttacattacatagacattttgaCTTAATTAGCTACTctcacaggtcattatcccaaGAAAATTATAGCCTTGGTGAAGACCTACCGGTTGGCAGTTGCTTCGAAAGCAAAACCAAATCCATAATTTGAAACACATGATGCGGCAAAGAGAGAACAAGGGTCTAACGAAGAAACAAGTAGAAGATGCAAGGCCAGGGCAAGCAAGCAGTACAATAAGCTCATCTCGTCTCGAGAACTAAATCAGCcattatattatactagtaCATAATATCTTAAATAAAACATGGTTGCAAACTCTGTTGCTTTGTTAAAGTTGTTGAAGAATGCTCAACTGTTAAATGGCTGCATATACACATTAACATAACATTTGATTATTCACAATAATTCTGACGCCatcaacaaagaaaaagaaaaaagaaaaaaagggaaGCTCGAACGAAAATCTcgaataaaaaagaataaattttccACCGCCATCTTAAACATTTTCATCTTGTGGAGCCGCAGTTGGAGTCACAGTGGGTGCTGGTGCGGGTGCTTGCGCTGGTGCGGGGCCTACAGAAGCTACTGTGAAGTGTAGCCCTCTTCTTTGTCCTGCTTGCAATACAAAAGCAAATTGTGCGGCCGCCAATGCTGCAGCTTCCTGCATACCCAATTTAACCAAAAATCATCCAATGAAATTCTGATTTTCAATTGAAGGAACAAGTCTATCTTGAAACATGATTTTCTAGGATAAAAGATAATGTGTAAAtttaaatctctttttttttccagcCGATAGGccattatatattattgtaaagGTCAACTGTCATGAAATAAAGACAAACCTGTCTTTGTCTACGACGTTGCAAAATGCTGATGGCCCAGACCATAATGTAGCAGGGCAAAAGAAACCCAGCGATCCGAAGCAAGAATAGCTGTCAATTATATAGAAAATAGAATATGAGAAGAATTACATAACTCAAAGAAGTTATTTCCATCGGTGTAGAGTATAAACTACAAACATGGAAACATGTAACACTTCATAAGATAACTCCATCTGTCCCTAAAGAAATTGCATCATTTCTGTTGCATAACTGCATAAAGGGGTCACTAGTTAGGGCTTTTAATCCCATTTTGGGTCATCTACTATTCCACTTGATCGGGGCCATCTGGTCACCCAATGACTTAAGCAGGACAAAAACCCAACTTTCAATGACGTGTTCAGAACAAGATGATGATCAAAATGGTTGAGTATGCATATCCGAACAACCCCTAAACCACTTATCTAGTTAAAGGGTAGCTTTTTACGAAGCATAATCTGCAAGTGCACTTACAGTAAGAAAAGTAGAAGCATCCTcatctccatctccatcagAATCTGGTACAGTTGATGCATGTCGTAGCAGCAGAAGAGCCATCAACtgccaaaagaaagaaaagattagAGCCACTTATGACACACATCTTAGGAGTAAACAGATGTCACGGATAGTAGCCTAAAACATTCAAATGCTATATTTCTCCATATATGTCAAACATTATTTTGTAATCAAGATTATTGCTGACAGATCAATCTAAAGTTCTTAGTCTATGTGGTTTTTGAGGGCTTACAATTAAAACAGCTGAACGGCAAAATGCAGCTCCACTGGCATTTGTGGCATTATAATCATCATACTCGGCTTCCAGATACTGACGGTCGGCTTCCGAAATTTGCCATGCTCCCCTGCAAAAACATCCACATAGCCAACCAGTGTAAGTTACAACTACaaaaataagaacaaattaTTACCATATTTGTAAATGTTCATGTTTACCATGTCCAGGGTAGCAATTCCAAGATGGGTGACTCGGCCAGGCTGGGTAATTGGCCAAAATGAATTTGAGTTTAGATGGATTTATTTAGATATGAGTCAAAAGTTTTTGTCCATGTtctaacaaaatttataaatgattGCGTTTTAATTCCGATTACCAACTACCATGAGAATTTAAAATGCTAatctaaatatttaaataaagacTACCTAGAAGATTGCTACATTAAAAATAGACTTTGGGTTAATTTCAAGCCACTTGACCACATCAACCCATTTGATTTGACTggttcaacccatttgacatgtTCTCTTAGTAtcaaatgttttcttttttacccATTTGGAATAGAAACACAACCAAATCATCGCATTCATAAGTAAAGGGGTCAAAATTGGCACTACTAACAACGACAGTAAAGACGGATGCTTTCTCATGACTTAAAGCAAAATGGCAATGAAAAGATACCCAATGTCTATGGTGGTTTCTTCCAAGCATGGGCGGGGAGGAGGAGCCACATATCCAGGCTGGTAAGGCTGCGCAAAACAAAAGATTAACAGAAGACTGTATATTAGAAAGGAAAAACATACTCAAAAAAGATGCATAAAGTAGAATGCTTGCTTAAGCTActtctttttcaaaatttcaaatgactaaCAAGATGCAAGACGCAGCAAGTACTGCTCGAGTGTAAAAAACCACACACACGGTTGTCACAAGTGGTAGAATCTTTCCCCGATATGATATACAGAGTATGTAATAGTTACTATACAAGTTTATCAAACACTGACTTATATCATTCATCCAAAGTAATTATAAGTGGATTAACAGAATGATGATAACATATATTTGATAATGATAACATACCTGATGGCAAATCTCACAAGTTATGTCACCCTTCTCATTGCACCAGTGTTGAACACACTTCCTGTGAGCATACTACATAAACAACAAggactttaatatattaaaatttcaaaCAGAGTAAACAATATAAAATTAGTCTCAAAAAATTAAGTTGAAAGCAATAAAGTTATGGATACAATGGATTAATACCTTAAGACTGCCATTGCAAGAACAGGGTGTCTCCAAAGCATCAACGGAATCTTCCTCCTGGCAAATACGACACTCTGCCATTGATAATAGAGGAGCTTCCTCGTCATCATACGAATCCCCGTTTTCATCCACTACAGCACTTTCTGCATTGGTAGAAGATGAGGGGCTCGCCATCTCCTCGCTCCTTGTAATGGGTCGATTCACATCCAGAACCAAGTGATCACCCATCTATTTACAATGGAAGCCTATATccacacaacaacaacaacaaaagaaaacaatacTCAAAAACAAAACTGACACAAATCAAAACGAAATAAAGAAGTCAAACTTCAAATATACATTTAAGCATTCAACACACATATGCGCATACATATAATGTatcaaatttaaaagatcaaatctTTAACAAAATTACACACAAAACCTTTTCAAAGTCTAGAATTCAAGTTCCATTGTCATTTATAACAAAATTACACACaaagattatataaataaatgatataaCAATCTTTTCAAAGTCTAAACTCCTAAAAATTCAATAATCATAACCAATAAGCTTTATACTTCTTTTTGAACTTCTCCATATTCATTATACCGAGAAGGGCAAGTCGCGGCCTGACCGGGGTATCATGGACGTGTCGTAAGCTTAGCCGGTCAACCCCATTACAAGATTatccacaaaaataaaaatattttcataaaaataaagataaggGTATTCTACATACGATCAGAGATCTAAACAAACATAAGTAATATGATAAAAAGATTCAATCTTGATAACAAATACACATAAATCTTGAAAGCAAAATTAAACAAAGATCAAAAAGTCAACTTTCACCATGACCCTTTTAATTATTCATAAAAACAAGCATTCAATTCAACAAAACATAGAtcaaattataataatcatcaaaaaaataaattggattttatacaaaaaaataaagaaataaattatatgaataataataataatatcaatataattacctgaaaatgaaggAGGAAAAGAATGCGAAGAGGAAGGTGGAAAATAGAAAGCGCGTGATCTTTGTAATAATCGAATGTAATGTTTTTTCTCTCTCTACGAAAGCAGATGGTTACTATATTTAGGTAGTACCGCGTTGTTTTGTGGAATTGTtagaaaaagttgaaaaatgggGATAATATTTATGATGTTTGATAAacgatcatatatatatgctgtGTAGATGTAGATTGACTAACAATACAAAGTTTGGGGGTTGGTATGTGTTGGAAGTTTCGTTTTTGGGTGACTTTTTCTATGTAcaaacaagaaagagaacaatTTGTTTATTTGATGATGACTATATTGATCTAGAGTTTTCTAGATACGTGTTggtttaattgtattttttttagagtgcattcttgagttttattttgaagagataagaaaagaaaagataagaaacttttagtttttgtattcttgagtttttgttttaaaagaaaggaaagggaaagaaaggaaaaaatagGATGTTTTGATCCTAAAACTTTCTTGccacttttggcaagatttgaaaaaaaaatggtgaaattattattataccactcaaacttatataaagcttttaattactacaaggctataaatgtaaaattgtatttttttatcctttcttttccttctaactcaagaatacatttaactatccgctttcattttttttctttcaactcgagaatacctcttttttatgtaattatctatcctttcttcccctatccaattttctcctttcttttcttttaacaaaaactcgagaatacagtgtTAGTATTTAGAAGATTAGTATTATTTGAATGAATATGCTTTTTGAGAGATTTTATATCgcatatatgatatgatgatcgATGATGCATTACTTTGTTATGTAGATTGTTAaagattttgaagaaaatataattGGCATTTATAAGTAACACGATAGTTAAAACAAATACTTTGTTAAAATTTGACCTTAGacaatgtgtatatatatatagtcggaAGGTTCACTGTGAAGTACATAGATTTTTCACCTACAGTAAAACTTCTTCTAATTCCTTTATTATTACTCTTCGGATATATACTTAACTAACATGCTATTCTTCTTTTTTGGTCTCGACTGTTTTATTTTGGTAGAGATGGTATTTAATATTTAGAGGGTTCTCAATATAGTTCATCAACACATGATTCACATTTCTTTCGCATAATGGTTCTCTATAGAACATTAGAACTACTGCGTTGTTCTTTTTATGTCTAGTTTATGACTGTTACTGCAGTTCATTTCCTTTTCTGAGTCCGTTTTCCTTGTGGTAATGCAGGGTCTCTGAATCATAAATGTAAGGCTAGCTTTCATCTCGGCTATAGATTCAGATGGTATGtttctatatgattattgtatcaTCATACATCTTCAGTCCATTTTCATATTAACTCGTCATTT includes these proteins:
- the LOC122580157 gene encoding uncharacterized protein LOC122580157; translation: MGDHLVLDVNRPITRSEEMASPSSSTNAESAVVDENGDSYDDEEAPLLSMAECRICQEEDSVDALETPCSCNGSLKYAHRKCVQHWCNEKGDITCEICHQPYQPGYVAPPPRPCLEETTIDIGGAWQISEADRQYLEAEYDDYNATNASGAAFCRSAVLILMALLLLRHASTVPDSDGDGDEDASTFLTLFLLRIAGFLLPCYIMVWAISILQRRRQRQEAAALAAAQFAFVLQAGQRRGLHFTVASVGPAPAQAPAPAPTVTPTAAPQDENV